The window CCTTGGCCGCCATGGTATCGAGAATACCGTGGATGGCCTCGTCGGCGCCCACGCCGAGCATGGTGGCGCCGAGCACGGCCTGGCTCTTCGCATCGACCACGATCTTCATGAAACCCGCGGTCTCGCCCTTCTCCACGGCGCGGCCGACCCGGGTCATCGGCCGCATGCCGACCCGCACGTCGTGGCCAGCACGGCGCGCCTGGGCTTCGCTCAGGCCCACGCGGGCCAGCGGCGGATCGATGAACAGGGCATAGGTGTCGATGCGATCCGAGACGCGCCGGGTGGCCCCATCGAGCAGGTTCGCCGCCACGATCTCGAAGTCGTTGTACGAGGTGTGGGTGAACGCGCCGCGGCCGTTGCAGTCGCCGAGCGCCCAGATGCCGGGCACGTTGGTGCGCAGTTCTTCGTCCACCGCGATGTAGCCCCGCGCATCGAGCACCACGCCGGCTTTGTCGAGCTGCAGGTCGTCGGTATTGGGCCGCCGGCCCACGGCCATCAGCAGGTGCGAGCCGACCACTTCCACGCCGGCCTTCACGCCCACCGCGATGTCCTGGCCGCGCGGCGCGAAGCGCAGCTGGTCGGCACCGAGGTGGATGGTGATGCCCTCCGCGGCAAGGATGTCGTGCACCGCGGCCGAGACGTCCGCGTCCTCGCGCGAGATCAGGCGCGGCCCCTTTTCGACGACGGTGACCTCGCTGCCGAAGCGCCGCATCATCTGCGCGAACTCCAGGCCGATGTAGCTGCCGCCGACGATCACCAGGTGGCGTGGCAATTCGGTGAGTTCCATCACCGAAACGTTGGTGAGGTAGGGCACGCTGTCGATGCCCGGCAGCGCCGGGATCGCCGCGCGGCCGCCGACGTTGAGAAAGATGTTCTTCGCTTCGATGCGCTGGCCGCCCACCTCCATCCCGGTAGGCGAGACGAAGCGCGCATGGCCTTCGAACACGGTGCAGCCGTCCATGCCCTTGAGCCAGCGCTCCACGCCATTGCGCGCATCGCCGGCCACCTTGTCCTTGCGTGCCTTGACCACGGCCATGTCGATGCCGAAACCCGCGCCGGGCACGACCCCGAAATCGGCCGCGTGCCGCACCACGTGGGCGGTGCGGGCGCTCGCGATCAGCGTCTTGGTGGGCATGCAGCCGGTGTTGACGCAGGTGCCGCCGAACAGCTTGCGCTCGACGATGGCCACGCGCTGGCCGGCCGCCGTGAGCCGCCCTGCGAGCGGCGGCCCGGCCTGTCCGGCGCCGACGATGATGGCGTCGAAGGTCCGGGTCATGCGCGTGCCGCCGACACGATGAGGAAGGCGCCGGCCACGGCCACCGCGTCTTCGATGAGGGCCGCGGGCAAGTCCTTGCCGAAGACCTGGGCCAGTTTTGCGCGCACCGCCGCACCGCCGAGCGTGCCGATCACCGCACCCACCACACCTGCCACCAGCCCGCCAACGAGACTGCCGCCGGCCGCGCCGAAACACGCGCCACACAGGGCGCCGCTGGCGAGGCGGCCGCCGAACTGCATCGGCACCTTGCGACTCGGCGTCTGCGGCAACTGGTCGGTGACGAACTCACCGAGCGCCAGCACGCTGAAGATGAACGGCGTGTACGCGAAACCCATGAAGGCCATCGGCGTGCCGGCCAGTGGCAGCCAGCCCAGGTGGGCGGCCCAACTGACGGCGGCGGGCGCGGTCATCGCCCGAAGGCCGGCGATCACGCCGATCAGCAAGGCCAGAACATAAAGCGTCATGGATTCCCCCGAAAGTTGCCGGGGCAGTGTATCGGTTGGGTATGGCAAACGCCAGTGCTTCAGGGGGCAGGAAGCCCCAAAGCGGCGTGCGAGGCTGCCCGCGGCATTCAGCGGTTGGTGTAGCTGGCGTTGCCCAGCCCGGTGCCCACCGTCAACACGCCCCAGCGTTTCACGTCTGCGGTAAAAGGCAACTCCGACAGGCCCTGCACCACCGCGTCGTTGTGCAGCAGCACGCGGGTTTCCTCGCCGTGGATGGTGGGGAACTTGTCGCGCAGCGCGGTGGGCAGGTGGAAGTGCGGACTCTCCCAGTCGCCGGGCAGGTTCTGCGTGCCCGCGGCGATGGCGCCGTCCTTCTGCACCACGCCGGGACAGGACACGCCGACAAACGGCGCCAAGCGGATCTCCTTGCGTTTGGCATAGGTCGCCAGTTTCTCGAGCATCTCGGCGATGCCGTCGATCACATGCACGCGGTGCGTCGCGTCTTCATCCCGTGCATGGCTCCACTTGACGCGTTCCACCACATCCGCCTGGCTCAGGTCGGCCGCCTTGTCGCGGTTGGGCCGCACGATGCCGCAACGCGCGTTGGTGCCGCCGATGTCCACGGCCAGCAGCGCGTCGAAGCCGCGCAGCACATTGGCCGGCACGATGTGCACCCAGCCGATGAGCCCGCCTTCGTCGGCATGGTGGTGCAGCCGCCGGATGTCGATGCGGATCTTTTCCTGCCTGAGCAACTCGGCCGCGCGCGCCACGGCCAGCTCGCCAAGCTGGCTCTGCTGGAAACCCCCACCGACGATGATGCGCTGCACGCCCTGCCACTTCTTCTGCTTCAGGAAGACCCCAGCGACATGGGCCAACTGGTGTGCGAAGTCCTCGATGGCCACCCGGATGATCTCGGCCGCGTCGCCCTTTTCATCGAGCAACGCGTCCAGCCGCTTCTTGCCGAGTTCGCCGCTGGGCAGGTCGCCCAGTGGATCGTCGCCGCCATGCATAGACTTGAACTGCCGGCGCCATCCGTCGAGCAGGCCGCAGAAGGCGGTGCGGCTCGCGCGGTCGCCGACGAAGTGCTGGCCGTCCGACTCGCGCACCTCGAGGCTGTAGCTGTCGATGGTCACGGCCGGCAGGGCCGGGCTGCCGTGGATGTCGGCGTGAAAGGCCGGTGCGGGGGGCTGGGCGGGCATGGCTTGGAGCTTCGTGGAATTGCGTCCATGTTCAGCGCCCGCGCATCGATGCCCAAGCGGCGAAACCCGCGACCCGCCGTCAGCCAACACCTCATCCATGGCAGACCCGGCCGACCCTGTTCAAGCCGGGTCGACGCCTATTTCACGCGCTGCTTGTCGAGCTTGCGCGCCAGCGTACGCCGATGCATGCCCAGGCGGCGGGCGGTCTCGGAGATGTTGAAACCGGTCTCGGCGAGGGTTTCGTGGATGCGTTCCCACTCCAGGGTCTTCAGCGAGGTGGCGCGGTTGGTGAGCTCGACCTCGGCCGCGCCGGCCACGTGCTTGAAAGCGGCTTCGATGTCGTCGGTGTTCGACGGCTTGGCCAGGTAGTGGCAGGCGCCGAGCTTGATGGCCTCCACCGCCGTGGCGATGCTGGCGAAGCCGGTCAGCACCACGATGAGCATGGCATCGTTGCGCGCATAGAGCGTCTGCACGCAGGCCAGGCCCGAGGCATCGCCGTTGAGCTTGAGGTCGACCACCGCATAGCCGGGCGTATGGTCATTCAGAAGCGTGGCCACTTCGTCGAAGCTGGCAGCATGCAGCACGGTGTAGCCGCGGCGCTCGAAGGAACGGCCGAGCGTGCGCGCGAACGCGGCGTCGTCCTCGACGATCAGCAGCAGGCGCTGTTCTTCAGTCTGCGGTTCGGCGCGCATGGGGCTCCTTGCTTGCGGTGTCTTCGGCTTCGTCCAGGGTGTCGGCGGCATCGACGGGTTCCAGCGTGATGGCCTCGAGTGGCAGGCGCACCGTGACGACGGCACCGCCTTCGGGCCGATTGTGCGCCGTAACGGTGCCGCCGAGCGTGCGCGCCACGTTGACGACCAGGAACAGACCCAGGCCGCTGCCCGGCCGGCCCTTGCTCGACTGGTAGGGCTTGCCGATCTGCGCAAGCATGGCGGGGGCGAAGCCGGGGCCTTCGTCGGTGACGCGCAACATCAGTGCGTCCGCGTCGCGCGTGATGGCCAGGCCGGTCCAGCGCGGCGAGGCTTCGAGCGCGTTGTCGAGCAGGTTGCCGACCATTTGCTTGAGCGCCGGATCCGCGACCATGGGCAGGTCGTCCCCGACGTGGTTCTCGTAGCTGAAGCGCACCACGGGCCGCGTGGCGCGCCATTCGCGCGCGAGTTCGTCCATGAAGGTGCACAGCGTGGTTTCCACGGAGGATTCACCGCGCGCCTCGCCAGCCGACAGCAGGATGCCGCTGACGATGGTCTTGCAACGCTGCACCTGCGCCTGCATTTCGCTCACCTCCTGGTGCAGCTCCGGGTCGCTGGTGAAAAAGGGCATGCGACACCAGTCGCCCAGGATCACCGCCAGCGTGGCCAATGGCGTGCCGAGCTCATGCGCCGCACCCGAGGCCAACAGGCCCATGCGCACGATGTGCTCCTCCTCGGCCGCGCGCTGGCGCAGGTCGGCCAGATGGGCATCGCGCTCGCGCAGGTTCTTGCCGATGCGCGTGATGAAGATCACCAGCAATGCCGCATTCAGCGCGAAACAGATCAGCATGCCCTGGATGTAGGGACTGGCCAGGCCACGGTCATGGTCGGGTGGCAGCGCCAGTGGCCGGCCGAACACCGCCAGGCCGGCGAAACACAGGGCGGTGATGCCCACCATGGTCCAGGTCGACCAGGGCTTGAGCAGCACAGCCGCCAGCGTGACCTGCAGCAGGTACAGGAACACGAAGGGATTGGTGGCCCCGCCGCTGAGGTAGAGCTGCGCCGTGAGCATGCCCACATCGACCAGCAGCGCGACGAAGAGCTCGGCATTGCGCACCTGGCGGTCGCGCCGCCAGCGCCACTGGCTCGCCAGGTTGAAGGCCAGCAGCAGCGCCAGCAGCGTCAGCATGTTTTCGATCGGCAAGCGGATGCCGAAGCCGAAATGCACCACCGCGATGGTGACGAGCTGGCCGTAGGTGGCCATCCAGCGCAGCTGGATCAGCTGCTGCATGTTCTTCAGGCCGGTGGCGTCGTTGAACGCGGCGGCCACGTGACGCACTGGCGGTGCGCCCGGCATCGGCAAGGTATTCGGCGAAGGCGGCGGCGGGGCCTTGGCTGCGCTGGGCTGGGCGGCGTCGATCAGGGGTGGCATCCCCGGTATTTTCGCGCGGGTTCAGCCCGGCCGGCGATCGGCCCGGATGAAACGCCAGGCGCCGCCGACGATCATCAGCGCAAGCGCATACCAGGTGAGGGCGTAGACCAGGTGGTGGTCGGGGAAAGCCACCACGGTCAGGCCGCCGACGGGCTCGGTGGGCGCGGCCTGCGGCACGGCGGCGGCATCGACGAAGTAGGGTGCGACGTCGTTCAGGCCACGCGCCTTGGCGATGGCGGCCACGTCGCGCGAGAACCAGCGGTTGCCGGCCGGGTCGTTGTCGCGCAGGAAGCCGCCGCCGGGCTCGGTGATGCGCAGCAGTCCGGTCAGGCTGACGTCGCCCGCCGGCTCGCCGCTGCGGCGCGTGGCGCGATCGGCCAGCTCCGGCGGCACGAAGCCGCGATTGACGAGCACGCTGCCGCCATCGGCCATCTGTAGCGGCGTGAGCACCCAGAAGCCGCTGCCACGTGCGGTGACGGCCTGCACCAGGGTTTCCTTGTCATGCGCGAACCTGCCGGCCAGCGCCACGTGGCGGTACTCGTCGTCGGCGGCATTGATCCTGGACCAGGCGTCGCGGCCCGGCGCAGGCACGGCCGGCGCATGCACGCGTTGCTCGACGCGCGCGACCAGTTCGTGTTTCCAGGCGCGCCGCTCGACCTGCCAGGTGCCCAGCGAGACGAAGCTGGCGAACAGCATCGCACCCGCCAGCGCGATGAAAAAGGCCGCGGCTTTGGATCGCGGCCTGCGGGAAGAAACGGAAGTCGATGCCATGCTCAGGGCATGTTCTTCATCTCGTGCGGGGACATCGGCATCATGTTGGTGTTCAGGTGGTACATGACCCAGATCGAGCCGCTGAGCGTGATCACCACCAGCACGATGGTGAAGATCAGCGCCAGCATCGACCAGCCACCTTCCACCTTGGCGTTCATGTGCAGGAAGTAGATCATGTGCACCACGATCTGCACGGCGGCGAGCGCCAGGATCACCAAAGCGGTGGTGCTTGGCTTGTCGAAGACCTTGCCCATCACCAGCCAGAACGGAATCACCGTGAGGATCACCGCCAGCACGAAGCCGGTCATGTAGCCCTTGAAGGTGCTGTGCGGGCCTTCGTCGTGGTCGTGTCCGTGATCGTGGCCATGGTCGTCATGGCCGTGGTTGTCGTGGGGTGCGCTCATGCCATGGATCCCATCAGGTAAACGAAGGTGAAGACACCGATCCAGACAACGTCCAGGAAGTGCCAGAACATCGACAGGCACATCAGCCGGCGGCGGTTTTCGGTGGTGAGGCCCAGGCGGCTGACCTGCACCATCAGCGTGACCAGCCAGATGATGCCGAAGGTGACGTGCAGGCCGTGCGTGCCGACCAGCGTGAAGAAGGCCGACAGGAAGGCGCTGCGCTGCGGCACCGCGCCTTCGTGGATCAGGTGGGCGAACTCATACAGCTCGAGGCTGATGAAGGCCAGGCCGAACAGGCCGGTGATGCCGAGCCAGACCAGGGTGGCCTTGACGCGTTTGCGCTGCATCTCCAGCATGGCGAAGCCATAGGTGATGGAGGAGAACAGCAGCATCGAGGTGTTGATCGCCACCAGCTTCAGGTCGAACAGGTCGGCGCCCGACGGGCCGGCCGCATAGCTGCGGCCCAGCACGGCGTACACCGCGAACAACACGGCGAAGATCAGGCAATCGCTCATCAGGTAGAGCCAGAACCCGAGCAGCGTGCCGTTCTCGACGTGGTGCTCTTTCTTGAGGTAGAAGTCCGGCAAGTGCGCGACGGTGTCGGCGCTCACATGGGCGTGTGCCGGGTTCATCTTGCCCGTGGGCCGGGGCATCGTGGTGGTATCAGACATGGCTGGCCAGCAGTTGGGTGCGCTCGCCTTCGGTGCGGAGGACTTCGTCCGCGCCGATATGGAAATCACGCTTGTAGTTGAAGGTATGCACGATGGAAGCCACGATGAGGGCCAGGAAGGACAGCGCCGCCGGCAGCCACATGTGCCAGATCATGGTGAAGCCGAAGGCCGTGCTCAGTCCGGCCAGGATGATGCCGGCGCCGGTGTTCTTGGGCATGTGGATCGGGATGAAGCCGCTCAGCGGACGCTGGTAGCCGCGCTTCTTCATGTCGTAGTAGGCGTCGTTGTCGTGCACCACCGGCGTGAAGGCGAAGTTGTAGGACGGTGGCGGCGAAGAGGTGGACCATTCGAGCGTGCGGCCGTTCCACGGATCGCCGGTGTGGTCGCGCAGGGCTTCGCGGTTCTTCCAGGTGACGAAGAACTGGATCAGCATCGCCGCGATGCCGAGCGCGATCAGCACCGCGCCGAACGCCGCGATCTGGAACCAGATCTGCAGCGAGGTGTCCTCGAAGTGGCTCATGCGGCGGGTCACGCCCATCAGGCCCAGCACGTACAGCGGCGCGAAGGCGAACCAGAAGCCGACCAGCCAGCACCAGAACGACACCTTGCCCCAGAATGGATCGAGCTTCACGCCGGTGGCCTTGGGGAACCAGTAATTGATGCCGGCGAAGACACCGAACACCACGCCGCCAATGATCACGTTGTGAAAGTGGGCGATGAGGAACAGGCTGTTGTGCAGCACGAAGTCGGCCGGCGGCACGGCCAGCAGCACCCCGGTCATGCCACCGATCACGAAGGTGAACATGAAGCCGATGGTCCACAGCATCGGCACTTCGAAGCGGATGCGACCACGGTACATGGTGAACAGCCAGTTGAAGATCTTGGCCCCGGTCGGGATCGAGATGATCATGGTGGTGATGCCGAAGAAGGAGTTCACGCTGGCACCGGAGCCCATGGTGAAGAAGTGGTGCAGCCACACCAGGTACGACAGGATGGTGATCACCACGGTGGCATAGACCATGGAGGCGTAGCCGAACAGGCGCTTGGCCGAGAAGGTGGAGACGATCTCGGAGAAGATGCCGAACACCGGCAGCACCAGGATGTAGACCTCGGGGTGGCCCCAGATCCAGATCAGGTTCACGTACATCATGGCGTTGCCGCCGAAGTCGTTGGTGAAGAAGTTGGTGCCGACGTAGCGGTCGAGCGACAGCAGGCCGAGCACGCCGGTGAGCACGGGGAAGGCGGCGACGATCAGCACGTTGGTGCACAGCGAGGTCCACACGAACACAGGCATCTGCATCAAGCCCATGCCCGGCGCGCGCATCTTCACGATGGTGGCGATCAGGTTGATGCCCGACAGCAGCGTGCCCACCCCTGCGATCTGCAGCGACCAGATGTAGTAATCGACCCCCACGTCGGGGCTGTAGGCCAGGTTCGACAGCGGCGGATAGGCGAGCCAGCCGGTGCGCGCGAATTCGCCCACGAACAGCGAAGCCATGACCAGCACCGCGCCGGCGGTGGTCATCCAGAAGCTGAAGTTGTTGAGGAAGGGGAAGGCCACGTCGCGCGCGCCGATCTGCAGCGGCACGGCGAAGTTCATCAGGCCGGTGACGAAGGGCATGGCCACGAAGAAGATCATGATCACGCCGTGGGCCGTGAAGATCTGGTCGTAGTGGTGCGGAGGCAGGAAGCCCATGTTGTCGCCAAAGGACATGGCCTGCTGGGCGCGCATCATGATTGCATCGGAGAAGCCGCGCAGCAGCATGATGATGCCCAGGATCATGTACATGATGCCGATCTTCTTGTGGTCGATGCTGGTGAACCACTCGCGCCACAGATAGCCCCACACCTTGAAGTAGGTGAGCGCACCCACGAGCGCGATACCGCCCAGCGCCACCGCGATGAAGGTGAACAGCAGGATCGGTTCGTGGAACGGGATGGCCTCCCAGGTGAGGCGGCCGAAGATGAGCTTCGTGAGGTCGAGGTTTTCAGACATCTTCAAACATTTTTTAGATCAACAACAGAAGGACAGCGCAGGTCTTCGCCAAAGGCAGATCCCTGCCGGGTTTTACAGGGTCTGGCCTTCGGGATTGGCCGCGGTGCACATCGCACCGACATAGGATTTGGCGGGCAGGCCGGCCACGCCGATCCGGCTCTGCGTGGCCGCGTCCAGCGAGGCCACGTTGTAGGCGCCGACCTTGCCGAGGCCGCCGCTGGCATCGATGGCCATCATGTCCTTCATGCACATGCGGTTGGTCTCGACGCAGCGGTTGAGGATGGCGTCGTACAGGTCCGGCGCGACGGTCGCATAGCGGCTCACCGGTGCGTTCTCGCTCGGGCGCTCGAGTTGCAGGTAGCCGGCGCGGGTGAGTTCGCCGCCGCCGGCCTTGGCCTGCTGCACCCACTTGTCGAATTCCGCCGTGGCCAGGCCGTGGAACTTGAAGCGCATGCCGGAGAAACCCGCACCGCTGTAGTTGGCCGAGAAGCCTTCGTACTCGCCGGGCTTGTTGATCACGGCGTGCAGCTTGGTTTCCATGCCCGGCATGGCGTAGATCTGGCCGGCCAGCGCCGGGATGAAGAAGGAATTCATCACCGAGGAAGCCGTGATCTTGAACGTGATGGGCCGGTCCACCGGGGCGGCCAGCTCGTTGACCGTGGCGATGCCGAGCTCGGGATAGACGAACAGCCATTTCCAGTCGAGCGCGACCACTTCGACCACCAGCGGCTGGGTACCGGCCGGAATCGGCCGTTTCTCGCCGATGCGCTCCAGCGGGCGGTACGGATCGAGCGTGTGGGTGCTGATCCAGGTGAGCGCACCCAGCGCGATGATGATCAACAGCGGCGCGGCCCAGATGATGAGCTCGAGCTGGGTGGAGTGATCCCAATCCGGCGCGTAGTCGGCCTCCTTGTTGGTGTGGCGATAGCGCCAGGCGAACAAAAAGGTCAGCGCGATCACCGGCACGATGATCAACAGCATCAGCACCGTCGAGTAGATGATCAGGTCGCGTTGTTGGCTGGCGACATCACCGGACGGCGACATCAGTACCATGCTATTGCAACCGGCCAGCAGGACCGTGGCGGCGAGCAGCGGCAGAGCGCGTAAATTCTTGAGAATGGACATGCCGTACGAGGAATTGAGCTCTGTTGATAAATAGGGGAGACCACGGAATCTACGCCTATCGGGGTTTTCCTGGCATTGGACGTTTTGTCCTATGGCGGCTTTTACCCACAAATGCGAACCTGCGGCGTTAATATGGCACAACACCTGAATTACGAGCAAGCATGATGTCCAGCGCCATTTCAACCGAACCCACGTCCACCAAGATGGAAAATGACGTCCGAAACCTCACCACCGACCATTCCGGCGTCGCGCCGGGCGAAATCGCGATCGGCGTGGTGATCGGCCGGGCATCCGAATATTTCGACTTCTTCGTCTACGGCATCGCCTCGGTGATGGTATTTCCGGCGGTGTTCTTCCCGCAGGAGACCCGGCTCGAAGGTGCGCTGTGGTCGTTCGTGATCTTCTCCTTTGCCTTCATCGCGCGGCCCTTCGGCAACGCGCTGTTCATGGCCATCCAGCGTCACTTCGGCCGCAGCGTGAAACTCACCGGCGCCTTGTTCCTGCTCGGCATCTCCACCGCCGGCATGGCTTTCCTGCCGGGTTACGCATCACTCGGCTTCACGTCGATCGTGCTGCTGGCGATCTTCCGCTTCCTGCAGGGCATCGCGCTCGGCGGCTCCTGGGATGGCCTGCCCTCGCTCCTGGCGCTGAACGCCCCGGAAGAGCGCCGCGGCTGGTATGCCATGCTCGGGCAGATGGGCGCGCCGATCGGCTTCATCCTGGCCAGCGGACTGTTCCTGTACCTCGACAAGAGCCTGGACGCCAGGGATTTCCTCGACTGGGGCTGGCGCTATCCGTTCTACGTGGCGTTCGCGGTCAACGTGGTGGCGCTGTTCGCGCGGCTGCGCCTGGTGGTGACGAACGAGTACACCAAGCTGCTGGAAGAACGTGAACTCGAACCCGTGCCTGTGACCGAACTGCTGGCCTCGCAGAGCGCCAACGTGTTCATCGGCGCCTTCGCGTCCCTGGCGAGCTACGCGCTGTTCCACCTGGTTACCGTGTTCCCGCTGTCGTGGATCCTCCTGAATTCCACGCGTTCGGTGGACGAAGTGCTGGGTGTGCAGGTCGTCGGCGGCGCCATCCTGATCTTCGGCACCATCGCCTCGGGCCTGGTGGCCGACCGCATCGGGCGGCGCAGCACGCTCGGCACGGCGGCCGTGCTGATCGGCATCTTCAGCCTGTTCGCGCCTTGGCTGCTGAGCAGCGGCCCGCGCGGCCAGGACGCGTTCATCCTCATCGGCTTCGCCCTGCTCGGCCTGTCCTACGGCCAGGCCGCGGGCGCGGTCAGCTCCAACTTCGTCGCCAAGTACCGTTATACCGGCGCGGCACTCACGGCCGATTTCGCCTGGCTCATCGGCGCGGCTTTCGCACCACTGGTGGCGCTGGGCCTGTCGGCCAACTTCGGGCTGGCTTACCTCAGCGCCTATCTGCTGTCGGGCGTGGTCTGCACCCTGGTGGCGCTGCGCATCAACCGCGATCTCGCGGCAGACAAGGCGCGCCTGCGGGGCTGAGCCGAAGCCCTGCCGCGCTGCATCGCGCGGCCCACCTACAGCCTTGTCCGCAGCGTCCGACAAGGCTGTTTTTCTTTGCGGATCAGAGTACGGGCTTTCAGCAGCCAAGGAGTCGACCATGCCCCAAGGAGACAAATCCGCTTATACCGACAAGCAAAAACGCCAGGCCGAGCACATCGAGCAAGGCTACGAAAAACGAGGCACGCCCAAGGCCGAGGCTGAACGCCGCGCCTGGGCCACGGTGAACAAGGAAACCGGCGGCGGCAAGAAGAGCGGCTCGGGCCGCGGCCAGGCGGTGGATACCTCGCCGTCCAGGAAGGGCGGCCGGCTCGGTGGCGCGGCCGCCGCATCCCGCACGGCCGCCGAGCGCTCGGCGTCGGCCAGAAAAGGCGCGGCCACACGCAAACGCAACGCCGCGAAGTCCCGGTCGGCGTAGCCGTTCCAGCATCCAGGGGTTTTGTCGGACGCCGCCGCGCGGCGGTGTCAGGCACGGCCGAAGCTTGCCATCCAGCGTCGCCCAGGG of the Rhodoferax koreense genome contains:
- a CDS encoding MFS transporter, with the translated sequence MENDVRNLTTDHSGVAPGEIAIGVVIGRASEYFDFFVYGIASVMVFPAVFFPQETRLEGALWSFVIFSFAFIARPFGNALFMAIQRHFGRSVKLTGALFLLGISTAGMAFLPGYASLGFTSIVLLAIFRFLQGIALGGSWDGLPSLLALNAPEERRGWYAMLGQMGAPIGFILASGLFLYLDKSLDARDFLDWGWRYPFYVAFAVNVVALFARLRLVVTNEYTKLLEERELEPVPVTELLASQSANVFIGAFASLASYALFHLVTVFPLSWILLNSTRSVDEVLGVQVVGGAILIFGTIASGLVADRIGRRSTLGTAAVLIGIFSLFAPWLLSSGPRGQDAFILIGFALLGLSYGQAAGAVSSNFVAKYRYTGAALTADFAWLIGAAFAPLVALGLSANFGLAYLSAYLLSGVVCTLVALRINRDLAADKARLRG
- a CDS encoding plasmid stabilization protein, which gives rise to MPQGDKSAYTDKQKRQAEHIEQGYEKRGTPKAEAERRAWATVNKETGGGKKSGSGRGQAVDTSPSRKGGRLGGAAAASRTAAERSASARKGAATRKRNAAKSRSA